In Geotalea uraniireducens, one genomic interval encodes:
- a CDS encoding serine protein kinase PrkA has protein sequence MNANSKWTLHQHLEAVKNGSRRFENAFQGVARMILEGEIEKITVNGRMTYDFKIFRTGRKHPIGMYDEINSFVSFVKDAAEGGSSKEMAFVLVGEPGNGKTFFVEFVCAKYRQFLNREENRKFTFQFTGMDRLGSYGKIATIESQTYEDPMILAMNLGETTDETRNYLAAQFGFSDDELETFYDDYRPLGACSGYMWNDIRKFTGGDLAEMLSFVEVVPVPLTESLGTVTGKYAAKDKITSSAVDLLGEESIQRLLHITDTNNPYRFDLRRGALARVAGGGIHFSDEIYKNKKDLVQVYLGVIQNRVIEIDGYKWPIDTLIIATSNNSEFNRFLAEKEEAPIIDRCRICYVSHNTNYRMQESLTNYAIGSETKTTLTKEELHQDPNLNYAASVAITLTRLPRSEKLTPIETMKLAAGEIAGEKSLKTLAEVIDVLNQEPDITKRFGQRGLGQRNLGRAIQLLVESSETNEGRCMVAHDVFTSLERIVLDYVADANDRAKYLEDLKTAKGLYRERIMTEMFNAYMDEPYAIKKDVMNYVNMVIGIDAENLGPDKMWKYKDPQTGELKALKIDERYVRNVEDRLGLKTDEQRESFRTSVRKIYGQKISVDPNYDFMDNLELVKAVTDVRLKSDIAGAGSLIGALANRTNEENQKLYDRMITTMLKKLGYCRTCAQKTIEYFCTQEDET, from the coding sequence ATGAACGCTAACAGCAAATGGACGCTGCATCAACACCTCGAGGCCGTCAAGAACGGCAGCCGGCGTTTTGAAAACGCTTTCCAAGGGGTCGCACGGATGATTCTCGAAGGAGAAATCGAAAAGATCACCGTCAATGGACGGATGACCTACGATTTCAAAATCTTCCGCACCGGCCGCAAACACCCGATCGGCATGTACGACGAGATCAACAGCTTCGTGTCGTTCGTCAAGGATGCCGCCGAAGGGGGGTCATCGAAAGAGATGGCATTCGTCCTGGTCGGCGAACCTGGTAACGGCAAGACATTCTTCGTCGAATTCGTCTGCGCCAAGTACCGGCAGTTCCTCAACCGGGAAGAGAATCGCAAGTTCACCTTCCAGTTCACCGGCATGGACCGGCTCGGCAGCTACGGCAAGATTGCGACCATCGAATCGCAGACTTACGAAGACCCGATGATCCTGGCGATGAACCTGGGGGAAACGACGGACGAGACCCGGAACTACCTTGCCGCCCAGTTCGGTTTCAGTGACGATGAGCTCGAAACGTTCTACGACGATTACCGGCCCCTCGGGGCATGCTCAGGCTACATGTGGAACGACATCCGAAAATTCACCGGCGGCGATCTGGCGGAGATGCTCTCGTTCGTCGAGGTGGTGCCGGTGCCACTGACGGAGAGCCTCGGCACCGTGACCGGCAAGTATGCCGCCAAGGACAAGATTACCTCGTCGGCCGTCGACCTGCTCGGCGAGGAGTCGATCCAGCGGCTTCTCCACATCACCGACACCAACAACCCTTACCGTTTCGACCTGCGGCGCGGCGCGCTGGCCCGGGTCGCCGGCGGCGGCATCCATTTCTCCGATGAAATCTACAAGAATAAGAAGGACCTGGTCCAGGTCTATCTCGGCGTAATCCAGAACCGGGTGATCGAAATCGACGGCTACAAGTGGCCGATCGACACCCTGATCATCGCCACCAGCAACAATTCCGAATTCAATCGTTTCCTGGCCGAAAAGGAAGAGGCGCCGATCATCGACCGCTGCCGGATCTGCTACGTCTCCCACAACACTAACTACCGGATGCAGGAGAGCCTGACCAACTACGCCATCGGTAGCGAGACCAAGACCACCCTGACCAAGGAAGAGCTGCACCAGGACCCGAACCTGAATTATGCGGCATCGGTGGCCATCACCCTCACCCGCCTCCCCCGCTCGGAAAAACTCACCCCGATCGAGACGATGAAGTTGGCCGCCGGCGAGATCGCCGGGGAGAAGAGCCTCAAGACCCTGGCCGAAGTGATCGACGTACTCAACCAGGAACCGGACATCACCAAGCGGTTCGGCCAGAGAGGGCTCGGCCAGCGGAACCTCGGCCGGGCGATCCAGTTGCTGGTGGAAAGCTCAGAAACCAACGAAGGGCGCTGCATGGTCGCCCACGACGTCTTTACTTCGCTGGAGCGGATCGTTCTCGATTATGTTGCTGACGCCAACGACCGGGCCAAGTACCTTGAAGACTTGAAGACCGCCAAGGGGCTCTACCGGGAACGGATCATGACCGAGATGTTCAACGCCTACATGGACGAGCCGTACGCCATCAAGAAAGACGTCATGAACTACGTCAATATGGTCATCGGCATCGATGCCGAAAATCTCGGCCCCGACAAGATGTGGAAGTACAAGGATCCCCAGACCGGCGAACTGAAGGCGCTGAAAATCGACGAGCGTTACGTGCGGAACGTCGAAGATCGGCTCGGGCTCAAAACCGACGAGCAGCGGGAGAGCTTCCGGACCTCCGTCCGCAAGATCTATGGCCAGAAGATCTCCGTCGATCCGAACTATGACTTCATGGATAACCTGGAACTGGTGAAGGCGGTGACCGACGTCCGCCTCAAGTCCGATATCGCCGGCGCCGGAAGCCTGATCGGGGCGCTGGCCAACCGGACCAACGAGGAGAACCAGAAGCTCTACGACCGGATGATCACCACCATGCTGAAGAAACTCGGTTACTGCCGGACCTGTGCGCAGAAAACCATCGAGTACTTCTGCACCCAGGAAGACGAGACCTAG
- a CDS encoding DUF444 family protein, with amino-acid sequence MDQKLLHLLNTLNEQDLSPEREARLRQELAEGRKHILPSPPLVAPRQPGIYDYADPAALQGIAAMQGSSATSMHSLDELLERDRLREEDGFPRKIRIGKLIKPTRGGKEKFVVVPTTVEEKFIHDRSPLPPEEEEPLGGAGDGEEGEVIGEQPVRPEQGGGSGTAGHGEGESHELESSAYDLGKILTERFQLPNLKEKGKKSSLSHYTYDLTDRNRGFGQILEKKQTLRRIIETNINLGTITDVADIDTTQLLIAPRDRIYRILSRELEYESQALVFFIRDYSGSMEGLATEVICSQHVLIYSWLLYQFARQVESRFVLHDNDAREVPDFYTYYNLRVAGGTRVAAALRLVNELVEQENLAKDYNIYVFYGTDGDDWDTNGEQTLPELRRMLGYSNRVGITIAEHNAYGSTGATEVERYLKRSGLLEEQPELLRLDIMGEDADEPRIIDGIKKLIS; translated from the coding sequence ATGGACCAAAAGCTCTTACACCTTCTCAACACACTGAACGAACAGGACCTCTCCCCGGAGCGGGAGGCCCGGCTCAGGCAGGAGCTTGCGGAGGGAAGAAAGCACATTCTTCCCTCCCCGCCCCTCGTCGCGCCGCGGCAGCCCGGCATCTACGACTACGCTGATCCGGCCGCGCTGCAAGGGATCGCTGCCATGCAGGGCAGCAGCGCCACCAGCATGCATTCCCTCGACGAACTGTTGGAGCGTGACCGGCTGCGGGAGGAAGACGGCTTTCCGCGCAAGATTCGGATCGGCAAGCTGATCAAGCCGACCCGGGGAGGAAAGGAAAAATTCGTGGTGGTACCGACCACCGTCGAGGAAAAGTTCATCCATGACCGATCGCCCCTGCCGCCGGAGGAGGAAGAGCCGCTGGGCGGAGCCGGCGACGGTGAGGAAGGGGAAGTGATCGGCGAACAGCCGGTTCGCCCCGAACAGGGAGGGGGGAGCGGCACAGCCGGCCACGGCGAAGGTGAATCTCACGAACTGGAGTCATCGGCTTACGACCTGGGGAAGATCCTGACGGAACGGTTTCAGCTGCCGAATCTGAAGGAAAAAGGGAAAAAGAGTTCGCTGTCCCATTACACCTACGACCTGACCGACCGGAACCGGGGTTTCGGCCAGATCCTGGAAAAAAAGCAGACCCTGCGCCGGATTATCGAAACCAACATCAACCTCGGCACCATCACGGACGTGGCCGACATCGATACGACCCAACTGCTCATCGCCCCGCGGGACCGGATTTACCGCATCCTCTCCCGCGAACTGGAGTACGAATCCCAGGCGCTGGTCTTTTTCATCCGCGACTATTCCGGCTCCATGGAAGGGCTGGCGACAGAAGTTATCTGCTCCCAGCACGTGCTGATCTACAGCTGGCTCCTCTACCAGTTTGCCCGCCAGGTCGAATCCCGGTTTGTTCTGCATGACAATGATGCCCGAGAAGTCCCCGATTTCTACACCTACTATAACCTGCGGGTGGCCGGTGGGACTCGCGTTGCCGCCGCGCTCCGGCTGGTCAACGAGCTCGTGGAGCAGGAAAACCTGGCCAAGGATTACAACATCTATGTGTTCTACGGCACCGACGGCGACGACTGGGACACCAACGGCGAGCAGACCCTCCCCGAATTGCGGCGGATGCTCGGCTACTCCAACCGGGTCGGCATCACCATCGCCGAGCATAATGCCTACGGCTCCACCGGAGCCACCGAAGTGGAGCGTTACCTGAAGCGGTCGGGCCTTCTGGAAGAACAGCCGGAGCTGCTCCGGCTCGACATCATGGGTGAGGACGCCGACGAGCCGCGGATCATCGACGGGATCAAGAAGCTGATTTCTTAG
- a CDS encoding SpoVR family protein — MQLIDQHTKKIMEGCKERAREAGLRFQDETLEYIVTNRDMLELSPKVMIPTLYDYWVHDVEVMKGKGKYELYPHNPYETVINTRPPISFYNDNNPDWLNVMIFYHVLAHIDFFQNNLYYRHTWDYDLTGKALSDKRLIARLRSEHGRWVDYLIEFGRSIDNLVGYFDELSGLFREEIPPFTRRLDFYFDYFLQTIKKTKTADYVKEIERYNRSMREYGELGEETFFADTARKYPEFEAIYLKSTQGGKTRKQDLLQFIMENSEFLNQSENKWMKSVLELLRSTSIYFQPQIRTKIMNEGWASYWHEQLFLTDERIKGHEIDFARCHSGVTALSRVGLNPYAIGMRLFQYLEEIADQGRLSLDFQRLADIGLRERYDRQTGTGREMIFALRENYCDFSFISTFIDQDFVNRHKLFVAGRRFNKERMAWQYYVKSRKAEEYRAMLLNSLYHPPKIEIELHKGGGKYLYLIHQFEEKPLIREFIANTMMGIEFLWGGPVQLETSEVVSGPPAESYQTLAQQPKRGQGAKIHWRRFVYTMENRALTKTAL, encoded by the coding sequence ATGCAACTTATCGACCAGCACACGAAAAAGATCATGGAGGGGTGCAAGGAGCGGGCACGGGAGGCTGGCCTCCGCTTCCAGGACGAAACCCTCGAATACATTGTCACCAATCGGGATATGCTGGAGCTTTCGCCAAAGGTGATGATCCCGACCCTCTACGACTATTGGGTGCATGATGTCGAAGTGATGAAAGGCAAAGGGAAATACGAACTCTATCCCCACAATCCGTACGAGACGGTAATCAACACCCGGCCCCCAATCTCGTTCTACAACGACAATAACCCCGATTGGCTGAACGTGATGATCTTCTATCATGTCCTGGCCCATATCGACTTTTTCCAGAACAATCTCTACTACCGCCATACCTGGGACTACGACCTGACCGGCAAAGCCCTCTCCGACAAGCGGCTCATCGCCCGGCTCCGTTCCGAGCACGGCCGCTGGGTCGATTACTTGATCGAATTCGGTCGATCCATCGACAATCTCGTCGGTTATTTCGACGAACTGTCCGGGTTGTTCCGCGAAGAAATTCCGCCCTTCACCCGGCGCCTCGACTTTTACTTCGACTACTTTCTCCAGACCATCAAGAAGACGAAAACGGCAGATTACGTCAAAGAGATCGAACGGTACAATCGATCGATGCGGGAATATGGTGAGCTGGGCGAGGAGACTTTTTTTGCCGACACGGCCAGAAAATACCCGGAATTCGAAGCGATCTACCTGAAGAGCACCCAAGGCGGGAAAACGCGCAAACAGGATCTCCTGCAGTTCATCATGGAGAACTCGGAGTTCCTCAACCAGAGTGAAAACAAATGGATGAAATCGGTCCTCGAACTGCTCCGCTCAACCTCGATTTACTTCCAGCCCCAGATCAGGACCAAGATTATGAACGAAGGCTGGGCCAGCTACTGGCATGAGCAGCTGTTCCTTACCGACGAGCGGATCAAGGGCCACGAGATCGATTTTGCCCGCTGCCATTCGGGTGTCACCGCTCTCAGCCGGGTGGGGCTCAACCCGTACGCCATCGGCATGCGCCTGTTCCAGTACCTCGAAGAGATTGCCGACCAGGGGAGGCTGTCACTCGATTTCCAGCGGCTCGCCGACATCGGGCTCAGGGAGCGCTACGACCGGCAAACCGGCACGGGACGGGAGATGATCTTCGCCCTGCGGGAAAACTACTGCGACTTCAGCTTCATCAGTACCTTTATCGACCAGGACTTCGTCAACCGGCACAAGCTGTTCGTCGCCGGCCGACGGTTCAACAAGGAGCGGATGGCGTGGCAGTATTACGTCAAGAGCCGCAAGGCGGAAGAGTATCGAGCCATGTTGCTCAACTCCCTCTACCATCCGCCGAAGATCGAGATCGAGCTGCACAAGGGCGGGGGAAAGTACCTTTATCTGATTCATCAGTTCGAGGAAAAACCGCTGATCAGGGAATTCATCGCCAACACGATGATGGGCATCGAATTCCTCTGGGGCGGTCCGGTGCAGTTGGAAACCAGCGAGGTGGTTTCCGGACCGCCCGCGGAAAGCTATCAGACCCTTGCCCAGCAGCCGAAGCGGGGCCAAGGGGCGAAAATTCACTGGCGCCGGTTCGTGTACACCATGGAAAACCGGGCACTCACCAAGACCGCTTTGTGA
- a CDS encoding serine protein kinase PrkA, which yields MDTIARALQHIDLKMKDWNHRAPIPFEEFLNILVSRPNAVIRNIFQLFHDMVMSHISIGSDEYPDDPESIHYMPYDCRKLFVENTDNPFFADRLFANRLVNLVEAWQRGTQQNKIYVFEGPPGSGKSTLLNNLLMKFENYANTSEGMCYEAVWRLDRQALGGYTRRETAVFLDKLSKLLDEYEFNQEELLEAEHVLHAGDDLVEIPCPSHDNPLMIIPKHYRRQFLDDLFKNDEMKWRLFTEKEYEWIFRNTSCTICSSLYQALLDRLKSPAEVLKMLYARPYHFNRRLGEGISVFNPGDKPMRQNVFSNEMLQTRINSILRDSNQVKYLFSLYAKTNNGIYAMMDIKGHNTDRLIELHNIVSEGVHKVDDLEENVDSLFLALMNPEDKKNIESFQSFLDRIQYIKVPYILDLNTEVEIYRNVFGKHIDHSFLPRVLHNFARIIISSRMNEQSLAMAEWIPEPHRYSTFCDFNLQLLKMEIYTGYIPAWLSEDDRKNLTAKRRRQIIAESEMEGDRGFSGRDAIKIFNDFYSTYARKDKLITMTILNNFFTKVQPELGRQIPPGFLESLMRLYNYTILQEVKESLYYYNEEQISRDIQNYLFAINFEPGVDETCTWTGEKLHISEAFFEGIENRLLGGSVDSEKRRQFRLATQKEYTARTLTQEIRSEGKPITGTRLYQTLFERYLFNLKEKALDPFLDNANFRRAIKDFGRDEFKTYDKRIRSDVTFLINNLGSKYRYTKNGAKEVCIYVIDNDLARTFGRP from the coding sequence ATGGACACCATTGCCCGGGCATTGCAACATATCGACTTGAAAATGAAGGATTGGAACCACCGTGCGCCGATCCCCTTTGAAGAATTCCTGAATATCCTCGTCAGCAGGCCGAATGCGGTGATCAGGAACATCTTTCAGCTGTTCCACGACATGGTGATGAGCCACATCAGCATCGGCTCGGACGAGTACCCGGACGACCCGGAATCGATCCACTACATGCCCTACGATTGTCGGAAGCTCTTCGTCGAGAATACCGACAACCCTTTCTTTGCCGACCGGCTCTTCGCCAACCGGCTGGTGAACCTGGTCGAAGCGTGGCAGCGTGGTACCCAGCAGAACAAGATCTACGTCTTCGAGGGTCCGCCGGGGAGCGGCAAGAGCACCCTGTTGAACAACCTGCTGATGAAATTTGAAAACTACGCCAATACCAGCGAAGGAATGTGCTACGAAGCGGTCTGGCGCCTCGACCGCCAGGCGCTCGGCGGCTATACCCGCCGGGAGACGGCGGTCTTTCTCGACAAGTTGTCCAAACTGCTCGACGAATATGAGTTCAATCAGGAGGAGTTGCTCGAAGCCGAGCACGTTCTGCACGCCGGGGACGATCTGGTGGAGATCCCCTGCCCGAGTCACGACAACCCGTTAATGATCATTCCCAAGCACTACCGGCGGCAGTTCCTCGACGACCTGTTCAAGAACGACGAGATGAAATGGCGGCTGTTCACCGAAAAGGAATACGAGTGGATCTTCCGCAACACCTCCTGCACCATCTGCAGCTCACTCTACCAAGCGCTGCTGGACCGGCTGAAAAGCCCGGCCGAGGTATTGAAGATGCTCTATGCCCGCCCCTACCATTTCAACCGGCGGCTCGGCGAAGGGATCAGCGTTTTCAACCCCGGCGACAAGCCGATGCGCCAGAACGTCTTCTCCAATGAAATGCTGCAGACCCGCATCAACTCGATCCTCCGGGACAGCAACCAGGTGAAATACCTCTTTTCCCTCTACGCCAAGACCAACAACGGCATCTACGCTATGATGGACATCAAGGGGCACAATACCGACCGGCTGATCGAGCTGCACAACATCGTCAGCGAGGGGGTCCACAAGGTGGACGACCTGGAAGAAAACGTCGATTCGCTGTTCCTGGCGCTGATGAACCCGGAAGACAAAAAAAATATCGAGAGCTTCCAGTCTTTCCTTGATCGGATCCAGTATATCAAGGTACCGTATATCCTCGACCTGAACACCGAGGTGGAGATTTACCGGAACGTCTTCGGCAAGCATATCGATCACAGCTTTCTGCCGCGGGTACTGCACAATTTCGCCCGGATCATCATTTCGTCGCGCATGAACGAACAGTCGCTGGCCATGGCGGAATGGATTCCCGAGCCGCACCGCTACAGCACGTTCTGTGACTTCAACCTGCAACTTCTGAAGATGGAGATCTACACGGGCTATATACCCGCCTGGCTCTCCGAGGATGACCGCAAGAATCTGACGGCAAAACGGCGCCGGCAGATCATTGCCGAATCGGAGATGGAGGGGGACCGCGGCTTTTCCGGCCGGGACGCGATCAAGATTTTCAACGATTTTTATTCGACCTACGCCCGGAAAGACAAACTGATCACCATGACCATCCTCAACAACTTCTTCACCAAGGTCCAACCGGAGCTGGGGCGGCAGATCCCCCCGGGATTTCTCGAATCGCTGATGCGCCTGTACAATTACACCATCCTGCAGGAAGTGAAAGAATCCCTCTACTATTACAACGAAGAGCAAATCTCCCGGGACATCCAGAACTATCTTTTTGCCATCAATTTCGAGCCGGGAGTCGACGAAACCTGTACCTGGACCGGGGAGAAGCTGCACATCAGCGAAGCGTTCTTCGAAGGGATCGAAAACCGGCTGCTCGGTGGTAGCGTGGATAGCGAAAAACGCCGGCAGTTCCGGCTCGCCACCCAGAAGGAATATACCGCCCGGACCCTGACCCAGGAGATTCGTTCCGAGGGAAAACCGATTACCGGCACCCGGCTCTATCAGACCCTCTTTGAACGCTACCTCTTCAATCTGAAGGAAAAAGCCCTGGACCCGTTCCTCGATAACGCCAACTTCCGGCGGGCAATCAAGGACTTTGGCCGGGATGAATTCAAAACCTACGACAAACGGATCAGAAGCGATGTCACCTTCCTGATCAACAACCTTGGCAGCAAATACCGCTATACGAAAAACGGCGCCAAAGAGGTCTGCATCTACGTCATCGACAACGACCTGGCCCGGACATTCGGCCGACCCTGA
- a CDS encoding KUP/HAK/KT family potassium transporter yields MKQGGSASFWGGIIKSMGLVFGDIGTSPIYTLTVIFALTKPTIGNVMGILSLVFWTMTVLVSAEYSWLAMGLGRKGEGGTIVLKEILIRLLKPGRRLTFVVFLSYLGVSLLLGDGVITPAISILSAVEGMVLIPGLENLHHWTLILIAALVAVTLFVFQFKGTDKVAGAFGPIMVIWFGALTISGVAAIATNPEVVKAISPHYAFLFLRENGFAGFFVLSEVILCATGGEALYADMGHLGRQPIRRAWYFVFCALVINYLGQGAYVLSHGTNKNLLFGMIQWEAPLLYIPFLILTILATIIASQAMISGVFSVIYQGITTRIMPLMKVDYTSSHLKSQIYIGSVNWALLTAVIFIMLIFKRSDNLAAAYGLAVTGTMTITGIMMIMIFSRTTKKWKVPFAALVTIVDFIFFFACLNKLPHGGYWSIILASLPFATILIWTFGQRALYRALKPLDLETFLLSYEQIYAKGHNIPGTALFFTREAVVVPPYVIHCIIRSNIIYERNIFVSLTRTEEPFGVKVKLTTGFGTGLDAFEVRAGYMEMVDIERLLKKHEIQEKVIFYGIEDIATNNPIWKIFSTIKRQSANFVQFNKMPASKLQGVVTRVEM; encoded by the coding sequence ATGAAACAAGGAGGCAGCGCCTCATTCTGGGGGGGGATCATCAAGTCGATGGGGCTGGTTTTCGGCGACATCGGCACCAGCCCCATTTATACCCTGACTGTCATCTTCGCCCTGACCAAGCCGACCATCGGCAATGTGATGGGGATTCTCTCCCTGGTCTTCTGGACCATGACTGTCCTCGTTTCTGCCGAGTATTCCTGGCTTGCCATGGGGCTTGGCCGCAAAGGGGAGGGGGGGACCATCGTTCTCAAGGAGATCCTGATCCGGCTCCTCAAACCGGGCCGCCGGCTGACCTTCGTGGTCTTTCTCTCTTACCTCGGCGTCTCGCTCCTCTTGGGTGATGGGGTTATCACGCCGGCGATCAGTATCCTTTCCGCGGTGGAAGGGATGGTGCTGATTCCCGGCCTGGAAAATCTCCACCACTGGACGCTGATCCTGATTGCCGCCCTGGTGGCAGTCACCCTGTTCGTCTTCCAGTTCAAGGGCACCGACAAAGTTGCCGGCGCCTTTGGGCCGATCATGGTGATCTGGTTTGGCGCCCTGACGATCTCGGGTGTTGCTGCCATTGCCACCAATCCCGAGGTAGTGAAAGCGATAAGCCCCCACTACGCATTTTTGTTCCTCAGGGAAAACGGCTTCGCCGGTTTTTTCGTCCTCTCGGAAGTAATCCTTTGCGCTACCGGCGGTGAGGCCCTGTATGCCGACATGGGACACCTGGGCCGCCAGCCGATCAGGCGCGCCTGGTATTTCGTCTTCTGTGCCCTGGTCATCAACTATCTGGGGCAGGGGGCCTACGTCCTCTCCCATGGGACGAACAAGAACCTGCTGTTCGGCATGATCCAGTGGGAAGCGCCGCTGCTCTACATCCCGTTCCTGATCCTGACCATCCTGGCGACCATCATCGCTTCGCAGGCGATGATCAGCGGGGTCTTCTCCGTCATCTACCAGGGGATTACCACCCGGATCATGCCGCTGATGAAGGTGGACTACACTTCCAGCCACCTCAAGTCCCAGATCTACATCGGTTCGGTGAACTGGGCGCTCCTGACGGCGGTCATCTTCATCATGCTCATCTTCAAGAGATCGGACAACCTGGCGGCTGCTTACGGCCTTGCGGTTACCGGGACGATGACCATCACCGGTATCATGATGATCATGATCTTTTCCCGGACCACCAAGAAATGGAAAGTCCCCTTTGCCGCACTGGTGACCATCGTCGACTTCATTTTTTTCTTCGCCTGTCTCAACAAGCTGCCCCATGGCGGCTACTGGTCGATCATCCTCGCCTCGCTCCCCTTTGCCACCATTCTCATCTGGACTTTCGGCCAGCGGGCGCTTTACCGGGCGCTGAAGCCGCTCGATCTGGAGACCTTTCTCCTTTCCTACGAGCAGATTTATGCCAAGGGGCATAATATTCCCGGCACCGCGCTGTTCTTTACCCGTGAAGCGGTGGTGGTCCCTCCCTACGTAATTCATTGCATCATCCGCAGCAATATCATCTACGAACGGAACATCTTCGTTTCGCTGACCCGGACCGAAGAGCCGTTCGGCGTCAAGGTAAAGCTCACCACGGGGTTTGGCACCGGTCTCGACGCCTTTGAAGTCCGGGCGGGCTACATGGAAATGGTGGATATCGAGCGGCTGCTGAAAAAGCACGAGATTCAGGAGAAGGTCATTTTCTACGGCATCGAGGATATCGCCACCAATAACCCGATCTGGAAGATTTTTTCCACCATCAAGCGCCAGTCGGCCAACTTTGTCCAGTTCAACAAGATGCCCGCCAGCAAGCTCCAGGGGGTGGTGACACGGGTAGAGATGTAA